DNA from Macadamia integrifolia cultivar HAES 741 chromosome 12, SCU_Mint_v3, whole genome shotgun sequence:
GAGGTTTGCCTTCTATAATCTCGGCCAAATCGACCTCACAGTCTACAGCATTGGCCGCTTTAGGCCGACCGGCACCCAAGTGCACCAGGTTATATGCTAGTCCTTTGTAGAAATTCCCAGTAGGAGAGGAATGCTTTTGTTCCTCTTCCTTCAAGATCTGTTTATAACAAGTCTCTTATGAGACTAGCTGACTTAGGTCTGAGAATTCTTGATCGAAAAATTTCTTCCTTAATTCTAATGATAGGCCACTCAAGGCCATTTTTGCAAATTCACTCTCTTGCAAGTTCATGATGCACCGGTGCTTCGGGATTTTGAATCTGTTGAAGAACTTGTCAACTGATCCATCACTGCCTTGAAGCATTCTTGCCACGTCAGATACTGACATAGTGGGTTCAATCCTATAGAACTGTAAGTGGAACTTGTCTTCCATCTCTTCCCAGTTATGTATACAATTGACCGGCAAGTTGTAGTAATAAGAGAAAACTACACTGGTCAGAGAGTTGTAGTCTCAACTTCAAAAAGTCAATAGCCCCTACCTTCCCGGACTAGACGGTGAAATGAGCAATGTGCTCTATGGTTGATATGTTATCCTTCCCCAAGAATTTAAGAGAACTCTGGTATATTCAAGTTCCTACCAACATCAACCAACTCTAAATACTAGGGATAAGGCTTCTGATTTATGGGCCTTGTAATTGGAAGGAAAGCAGGGTTTATCTGGTCCTAAATTACTCTGATCATTCCTCACGGTCAACCACCGTAGGGTTTCCCTGGCTGATAAGCAGCTATGGCATGATTGGATTGGATTCCTTTGACCATATTCCATCTTGTCAGCCTCGTTATACTCATTCCATGCTGCGCCCCTTGGGGGTTTTGCACATTTTGACAAGGGCAGTGGTCCTACCCCCATTGCCTCCATTCCTTCAGCTAGTGTGGCTGGCCATCCAATGGTATGGCATTTCCCCCATAACAACCATGTTGGCCGACAGATACCATGAATAATTTACCGGGACATTGTTTGCCCCTAAAGCGGCCACGTTAGTCGGTGCATACCACGAGTTATTTATCGGGACATTGTTTTCCCCTGTAGTGGATGTGCCAGTCGGCATATACCATAACTGCTACTGATACATGGGGTTGATGTACATTACCTATGGgtgttggttttgatttattctgGCACTTCCTTCCTAGGCTGAAATTCATGCGTCTCTGTTCTGCTCTCTAAACCCTAGGAGGTTACTCAAAGAAGCCATGTTGGGATTGGCTTAGCTAGATGATCGAGTGTCCAACATCAAGAGAATCAACATCCTTTAGAACATCTGTCGAACCTCTGATCAATTCTAGTACTCATTGATTGGGCTATCATCTGGTGCATGTTCTCTGCCAAAGGCCGAAACACTCCTTGCACAGCGGTTTCTAGGTGCTTAGTTATATCTTTAGCCACTACACCTGATTGGTCCCCAGAAGACAAGCTATTAGCCTCCGGGTTTGGTTTAGAGGCTTCAGAAGAATTCAGCATTTTTCGTTCCTCAGAGTTTCTAGAGTTCCTCTTGTTTGAACCACCATGCTTGAGAGTGTCCCACCGGGCGTGCCAAAAATATGTTGGCAGCAAATCTCCCTTCTTTTATGGTCCTCTAACCGTATTGGTTGGTTCTCAGGCATGCTAGGATCCTTCCTTACTGGATTCAATCGTAAATCTAACTTCAGTCAAGCTACTAGGGGTCTCCTCTTGCCCCGATTACTCTAGGAACTTTAGACAAGATAGAACCCGAAAGACAAACTAAAGGAATTGGACAGAACAATATATTCCTCAAAGCAAGTCTCGAGTGCGAAACACAAGAGTCGAAAAAAATGGAGACTATGAGAAGAAATTACATCTAATGTTGAACAAAGAGTCCTAAACTGCATCTAACACTAAAAAGGTAAATGGATAAAATATTTGCATTGTTGACAGGGTTTTCTGTGGTTTGTTGATGACCCCCTTTGCATATATCACTAAACCACTACTTCCACTAAGCCAACTCCTATTACCTTCATGACACCTGTCTAACAGCCATATTTTCTCCAACACATCCTTATGTATGAACATCATGTATCCGTTGTAAGGAGATTTTAATGCCTCATCACCAGTCCCATGTGCGGGCACCATGTTTGCAATAATGGGGAAATCTTAAATTTTTCCGCCAAGAGATATTCAGAGTTTCTTGTTGGATTTCGTGACAAAGGAGATATTGCAGAGTTTGGTAGGTTACCACCATTCTTATTCGCATAATGGAGACGAATATGGTGGTAACGTCAAATGAATGACTGATAACAAAAATAGAGTCAAATTTTGAATAGATCTatcaccccacctcactccTGGTAATtccttgccccccccccccccctatgtTCTTCCTCCCCACCCCACCCGGTACAACCCCAACCTCTTTTGCACCACCTTATTGAAAAGGAATAGAAATATAGGGCTCTTCTAGGAACCAAGAACTGTATTCTCAGTTGCTCGATTTGATTCCTAATGTAAGAGAGAGGGTTGAGAGAAGAGATTAAGCAAGATTTGGAGGTTCCGAGGATAAAAAGTTAGAGTTAAGGCTGGGACGGCCAGGAGAAGATTGATTGAGCTATTGCTTCCTCTCCACCCCCACCCAATATAATCTCCTTTTGCCCCATCCTCATCGCTACAACCCCATTCGCTCTAAGTTTGAATCAGCTCCCCACATGGGGACAAGTGAGATCACATCTGGACCCTCCATAGGGTGTGGGTCATGTATGCCAAAGGTGGGTCCCACACCCTATGGAGGGTGTCAGATTTGCCCCCATCCATACCCATGTGGGGATCGAAAATGATCCCTTTCATCCCACTCTTATCCGCAATCTTCCCAGCTGCTACGAAGAAGAAGGGCGtgagaaattaataaaaaaaattgaacaatgACAAACCATTCAATATTTTTTAACAAGACATGGCAATTCAAATAGCATACTAGAAGAGAAATTTCTTTCCTTGTACAAGGAGCTAATCTTGACTCATGATTGGCAACAAGCTCTCTCGTCCATCGGAGTTGAGTTCGCTATGACTATTATACGTATGACTGTCAGGGGGGgaattacttggacacccctATACTATGGTTAGATTGGTTGAGAGACAAAAACTTTGAAACTATTACTTGAAGCCCCATGAAACCTGACAGTGTTAATTTGGCATTAATGGTTAAATGAATAGGCCATTACTCTTACAAGTTATTCAATTGAACCTTGTGAAGTTAAAATCACTAACTTACTGTTTAAATATATTAACCTTAGAAAACCCAAACCGATTTAAGCAATGGGTGAAGGGATTCAGCTTTCACCCATCTTCCATTTCAATTCCTTTATAATATCGTATCAGAAATTAGGGCATATTCAGATCTAAATCTAAAAGCCTATCAGAAACAattgaaaatgcattttttcttACGCTTCATCATCTTGGAAAATATCTATCTGCATTGTTCACGATATCCAAACAATTTTTGTTTAAATGAATAAAGTAAAATGGAGGGATTTGAGAAAAGAACCAAATTGCCTTCTCTCGAAAGTAAGTGAAAACACCTCTTGTACGAGCAGTTGATCCATTCTCCTTTTATAATGAAAACTACAAAAAAATAGACATGAAAGCTACAAGAAATTGCCTTAGAATCTAATGTACCACTATTGGCATTCATGACCTGATAGATCTCCGATGTCTGCAAATCGCCACAAAGGAGAGGTTTGTGGGGGAAGGGAAGTTCCCTTGTTTTAGtgaaagggtaaaatggtctatTAAGGGTAATTTGGACATTTGAGATTTTTCCCGCCCACAACATCATCATTAAGTAGTGACTGATTATAGGGGCTAATTGTAATAAATCTTAAATGCAATAGTGGTTCAAGTAAACTTTTCccttgttgatggcaatgccgaaaaTGGGAGATTAAAAGTCTCTtccatatttatttaatttatttttgctcatcattcttaatacaaattctgattttttttttttttttaaatctgacCATAGTATTGGAAGTGTTCTAGtaattttccccttctctttttgGTAAATACCTTCATAGCAAGTAAATCTTGAATTTCCAATGAGCGGACACTTTTATCCCTTTCGCTCCAATGGCTGGCATGCACACCAAAGCTGAGCTTAATCTTTGGGTTATGAAACCACAGAAACACTGTTAGCTGTGGGATCAAAAACAGAGAGGCACAACAGTAATGTAATAAGTTACACGGAATAGAGTCTGGATCAGGTTCATTCTTGTACGGTACTTGATTTATACATAAAAAGCCTTTATTCTCTCCTGAATTTCATGTGAAAATCATGCAACACACGAAAATGATTTTTGTACTCTGAACCTGATCCAAACTCGCTGAAGTAAAGGTTTCGCTTAAGGTAAAAAAAAGACGCTTACCATAAAACCGTCCTACAAGGACGCGTGGAGGCCAGCTAGATGGGCCCTCTCTGCAAATGTAATTACTTGAAACTGCCGCATTTGTTTCTTTCTCAGTGTTACATGTCCGGATGCATGTAACCTCTACGGAGGAAAGTGAATATTCACATACGTGATTGTACGTGAACAATCATGGTCGAAGGAGATGGCATCTTATAAacgaggagaaagaaaatatataccATATCTACGGATCAAGATCGTTCACATATATTCACGTATGTGAATATTCCCTACCCTCATCCCCCCGGCCCCACCCCATTTCACACCATCCACGGGTGTGTGGGGCAGGgagtctctttttgtttttttttttatatgccaCAGCTGATTACATTATCTATATAAACCCTAGCTTTCGTCCCTCTCTATTCAGTACTCTTAGTGTCCAATTCTTTCagagttgagagttgagagttgagagcaATGGGGAGGCTTACTTCCGAGGTGCTACCTCTGGTGATTTTGGTACTGCTAGCAGTAATGGGCAGTACAACTCTTTCCTTCGCCAGAACTCTGGAGAACCCTGAAGGAGAAGGTGAAGCTGTTTACGAAGGCAATCATCTGCAACCACAATCTCAGAACCACAACCCACCACCCTTACCCTCTAACTGTGGCATTCAGGTCAACTGCCTACCTCTACCTTCCCATGGACATCCATCGTCACCACCTCATCATGGTACGCCACCTCCACTTGCACCACCGCAATCACTTCACCACAATTTACCGCCCTCACCCTCTCATTGTCACGGTCACCGCCACTGCCATCCTCCACATTCCCATGGACATCTATCACCTTCACCTCATCACGGGCAGACCCCACCAACCCATCCAGGGCatccaccaccatcaccatcggATCACTGTCACGGTCACGGCCACTGCCAGCCTCCACCTCATCACGGGCAGACCCCACCAACACATCCAGCGCATCCACCATCCTCACCATCTGATCGCTGTCACGGTCACGGCCACTGCcaccctccacctcatcacggGCAGACCCCACCAACCCATCCAGGGCATCCACCACCCTCACCATCTGATCACTGTCACGGTCACGGCCACTGCCACCCTCCAGGGCATCCACCACCCTCACCATCTGATCACTGTCACGGTCACGGCCACTGCCACCCTCCAGGGCATCCACCCTCGCCTTACTCGCCAACTCCACGTAGGCAACTATCGGGTCCAGATCATCACAGTACGCCTCCTCCACTTGCGTCACCGCCATCATATCACCACATTCCATTGCCCTCACCTTCTATTAAAGACTATAGCCCTCCACCTGCTCATGGACATCCATCTTCACAACCGAAGCACATGCAGCCTCTACCGCAACACAAGATGTCTCCACCACCGAAGCACGTGCAGCCTCCACCGCAACACAAGATGTCACCATCACTGAAGCACCAGAATCCACCGCCCACTCCAGACGGCCAGCCATTGTCTCTATCCATGTATACCTGAAGGACATTTTCTGTATTAAATGTGCCTATTTGATAAATGAGTTTCAAAAATCTTCCTTTATATGTTTGTCAATTTAGTTTTCCCTCTCACAAGACTTGTACTTCCATTTTCATGGGATTTGCTTTTGGGCATTACACTATTTGGTtgtggatttttatttatttttattttattgtgaatgaaaaatatattttataaatagataaCAAACACCAGTACAAAGCCTTCCGGCTAATCaaggaaaaataccttaaaGCTGAAGAGGAAAAGGCCTAAAAACCAGCCTGAGAGATGGGCacagaaaaaaattaaggaccTAAAGGGGacgggaggggggaggggggaggggggagaggggcGGGGGCAACAAGCAAAAAAATTAGGGAtacaagaaaaaagggggagggggaaccTCTCCCATTCTGAATCAATTCCACCTGTCCTCCAACAGATTCAAGGGTTTCTATATCATAGAAACCTGAAACCTAAAACCATTTAACCTTTTTGCAAAATCAAATCAGAAGCCGTCTTCCTCTTTTTGATACTCACGTCAAAACCCAAAGAAGATCTGattaaaggaagaagaagaagaaaacgaagCAGATCttaggaagaggagaagaagatctGAAGTTTCTCTCGATACATGGTTGATCACTTAGGAGATTTGTAGAGTGGGAGCCACCTTCATGTGGTCCACATGGTACATGTGGCTGTTGATTCAGTTAGGACATGCAAATGATTAGtatttctcttattattattctcaAAAGCCTTGCAGATGTATAATTCTAGAGACCTGGaaaaattatagagagtttCAATCTATTGTGAATTTGGGCTGTTTTCACCTTTCTAGTGCCTAAGTTTGAAGATTTTGATTAATCAAAATCAAGTTATATGCCTAATCAATTGTGAATTTGGGCTGTTTTCTTTGTGAAGGGGTCGCTTCTGCTCCCATGGCTTCTTTGTCAGGTCTATGAGAATTACTACTCTTGGAGTAGTAGGAGCCATTGCCAAAGTGGAAGACCTTTTCACAGCTATTACGGTAGTTGAAACTAGAAGTTGGATATAGTTTCTCCTTGGTCCCATCACccttcaagaaaagaaaattcatggaTCCCCATGCTCATCTCCCTGGTGTTTGCTTGTTGCACTTCTCACTATCTGGTTGTAGCATTTCTTTCAACTTGCTACTACAatgtaaaataagaacaaaaatgAACAACCCAAAGAATGGGTCTTGCTAAGCAACCCAAAGATGGCAGGGCAAACGAATGCGAGAAGGTTAAGCAGTTTTAGGTTTCAGGTTTCTATGATATAGGAACCGTTGTATCTGTTGGAGGACAGGTGTTGCTAGATTAAGTGGAATTGGTAGGAAATTGGAGACGAGGGGGGGGGCAGAAATAAACCCAAAAAGTAGTTGATGAtaccaaaaaataaaggggaGAGGAGAACAAAATAAAGGGAAGTAACAGGACACTCCTACAGTGCTCCCACCTCGGCTATTTGCGGATGAGCCCTCGCCTCATCCCAGTCTTGCCGAGCTCTCTCCTCGGCCCTTCACGGATGAGCCCTCACTTCATCCCAACCTTGTTGAGCTCCCGCCTCAGCCCTTTGCGGATGAGCCCTTACATCATCTCAGTTTTTTCGACCTCTTGCCTCAGCCCTTTGCGGATGAGCCTCCACCTTGGCCACTTGGGCAGGGACCCTCCTTAACTGACTAAGAGTCCTTAATTGAGTAAGTTCCTGACATTGCAGTTGATAGGGCGACATGTCATTGCGGTTGGGAGTGTCATCCACTCATGCTTGGCTAGAGATGATGCTCCAAAGGACATGGAGCTTCCAGTGAGAGGACCCTCTTCTAGTATCACGAAAAGTGCTTTGTTGAGACTCCTAACACCTTACAACTCCCCGAAAGTGGGGAGTATTCGGAATATTCCCCTTCTCACACATGGATCCAATAGAGAACGCGGAGGAGTGGGAGATAGGAGGAGCCAAGGAACTCAGGTCTTATAAATACAGGAGGTAAGCCCCTGTAGAGGGGGATCAAAAATTAGGAAAGAATACATACTTGTTGCTTAATTCTAACTCTGACTTTGTCATCGGAGTGTTATCGCACCAGCCAGCTCTGGTGCCCCTTTGCTGACTTGTTCATCTTTGCAGTGAGATATATAGAGAACACTTGGTCATTCTCAAGGCTACCTTGAGAATCTATTTCTGGTCAAAATTTACTGCATCAGATTGGTGTCGTCTGTGGAAAATAGTACAAAAAGCTACATTCATCAATGTTGTTGTGGAGTGAGTGAATTTTCTCAACAACTGTATCAAGGGGAAGGTCACCACAATGTCCGTGATGTGAGGAGAAAGTTCGAGATCCGCCGGGTGGAATAGGAAGTGCCTATGTTGGTAGAAGGATCTTTACCACCACCACCTTGCATAGATGCTGGAGTAGTACTTGAAGAGGGCCCACCTGAAAATCGGAGTCCCTAGCAATCACGTCAGACGCCCCCAACCTGCTCGGGTGATTGAAGAGTGGAAGAGAGGATCCAAAGCTTAAAATTGCAGGTGCTGGCAACTAATGGCTTGGTGCAGAATTTCATTCAGAAATTTGAAGCATCACGTCCAATTCCACAGATGGATCACCAGAATAATGCCCAAGCTGCCCCTCCCACTCCAAGACAAGGCCACACTGGTTCAACGTGAGAGCTAAGGCGAGCGCCGAGACCTGACGATGCCCGATAAGCTCGAGAAAGATCAATAGACAATAGTGTGGCTTCCTAGTCCACTGCTAGGCTGGCATCAAGAAGATCTCCTACTGTGTTCTGCATCGCACGATGAAAGGGCCAGAATGAGAACCACTTCTACAAGAGGCAAAAGAACCTCGAGCAGGGCCCGAGATCCAAGCCTAGAACATGCCCCACGAA
Protein-coding regions in this window:
- the LOC122057462 gene encoding uncharacterized protein LOC122057462, with the translated sequence MECGDMMAVTQVEEAYCDDLDPIVAYVELASKARVDALEGGSGRDRDSDQMVRVVDALDGLVGSARDEVEGGSGRDRDSDQMVRMVDALDVLVGSARDEVEAGSGRDRDSDPMVMVVDALDGLVGSARDEVKVIDVHGNVEDGSGGDRDNERVRAVNCGEVIAVVQVEVAYHDEVVTMDVHGKVEVGS